In Desulfitibacter sp. BRH_c19, the genomic stretch CGTCATCGTTACCTGGAATAATAACATCAATTTCATCAGGATCACAATTTGTATCGACAATTGCAACAATAGGTATCTTCAGCCTTCTAGCTTCAGCAATGGCAATTCTTTCTTTTCTAGGATCCACAACAAATAGAGCTCCTGGTAATTCAGTCATTTCCTTAATGCCACCAAGAAATCTTTGAAGTTTATCCCTCTCATGCATTAATTGAGCTACTTCTTTTTTTGGCAAAAGATTAAATGTACCATCCATTTCCATCTTTTCAAGTTCATACAAACGGTCAACTCTTTTTCTGATGGTTCCAAAGTTAGTTAACATACCACCAAGCCAACGCTCATTAATATAAAACATGCCGGAACGTTCGGCTTCTTCTTTTACTGATTCTTGAGCTTGTTTTTTGGTTCCTACAAATAATATCTTCTTCCCGTCAGCAACTACATCACGGATAAAGTTATATGCATCATCAACCATTCTTACAGTTTTTTGTAAGTCAATAATGTATATCCCATTTCTTTCAGTAAAAATGAAACGAGCCATTTTGGGATTCCATCTTCTTGTTTGATGGCCGAAATGCACACCTGCTTCTAGCAATTGTTTCATTGAGATAACACTCATACATACACCTCCTCTCAGGTTATATCCTCCGCATATTATCATCATTCGACAAAGACTAAATAAATAGCCACCCGTGGCGAATTCCAATAGCGTGTGTATTTTTCACCTAAAAAAGTATATCACAGACTTAAATTATTAACAATGATTCATACAGTAAATTTTAACAAAATTTTAACCCAGATGGTTTGTTTTTATACTAAAAATCACAAAACTATAAGAAAAGTATTATACAGATGGTTTTAACCCATCTGTATAGTTCAAATTAGTTTCTTATTTTTGCTAATTCATCCAGTAAATTTTCATTTAGGACTCTAATATAGGTTCCTTTCATACCAAGCGATTTTGATTCAATAACACCTGCACTTTCAAATTTCCTTAATGCATTTACAATCACTGATCTTGTTATGCCTGCTCTGTCTGCAATTTTACTAGCAACTAAAACTCCTTCATCACCATCTAATTCGGCAAAAATATGCTCTACTGCCTCTAGTTCTGAATAAGAAAGGGTACCTAGCGCAATATGAACAGATGCCCTTTTTCGAGCCTCATCTTCAATCCTCTCAGCTTTTGACCTCAGCACTTCCATGCCAACCACAGTTGCACCATATTCTGCTAGTATTAAGTCTTCACTTGTAAACTCATTGTTAAACTTAGCAAGTACTAGGGTGCCTAAACGCTGACCTCCCCCAATAATAGGTACAATTGTGGATAATTTACTATTAAACAAACACACTTGACCTGCGCTATTAAAAACACATGAATTTTCATTTTGGCTAAAGTTACCTTTAGTTTCATTAATTCTCAAAAGTTCATCATTGTATGTTTCTGGGAATCTTTCAGACCGATATACTATGTTTTCCATGATTTCACATGCAAAGCCTTCAATAAAAGCATGTCCAAGGATTTTGCCATGTCTACTAACTATATAACAGTTGGCATCAATCTCCTGGCATAAAACTTGAGCAATCTCGTCAAAATCTACAGGGTTACCTGCTGTTTTTTGTAATAATCTATTGATGTTTCTTGTTTTCTCTAATAACGATTTCATGTTTTTCCTCCTTGTTTCTGAGCAATTGAGTAGTATATTATCTATTAAAGTATATAGCGACTCAAATCCTGATCTTGTACTATATTATTTAATTTATCTTCAACATTTTTTTTGTCTATAGTAATAGTCTTTTGTTCGATTTCGGGGGCATCAAAAAATAGATCCTCTAAAAGTTTTTCTAATATGGTATGCAACCGGCGTGCACCTATATTTTCTGTCTGTGAATTAACTGTATAGGCGATCTCTGCTATTGTAGTTATAGCTTCTTCTAGAAAAACAATTTTTATTCCTTCTGTTTCTAATAATGCTGTATATTGTTTGATAAGGGAATTTTTGGGTTCAGTAAGGATTTCCTTAAAGTCATCCTTTGACAAACTTTGCAACTCAACTCTAATTGGGAATCTTCCCTGCAATTCTGGAATTAGATCCGAAGGTTTACTTGTATGGAACGCTCCTGCAGCAATAAATAATACGTGATCGGTTTTTACCGGCCCATGCTTTGTCATCACAGTAGAACCTTCAACTATAGGAAGGATGTCTCTTTGTACACCACCCCTAGAAACATCTGGCCCATGTCCACTTTCCTGTACTGCAATTTTATCAATTTCATCTAAGAAAACTATGCCTTCTTGTTCTGCAATATTAATAGCAGCACCTATAACTTCATCCATATCAATTAGTTTATCTGCTTCTTGTTGAAGCAATATTTTTTTTGCTTCTTTAATTGGCAGTCTCTTCTTCTTATTTTTTTTGGGTAAAATACCTCCTAACATGTCTTGAAAATTAATTCCCATTTCTTCCATGCCAGAACCAGAAAATATTTCTAAAGTAGGTGATGCATTATCTTGAACTTCAATTTCAACCAATTCATCTTCTAATTCCAGGCGTTTAAGCTTATTTCTGATTATTTCTCTCTGTTCTTTTATTCTATCAGTTTTTGTCTTTAGATCCTGTTCTAAAACCTCTGCATCGGAAGAAGAAGAATCAGTTCCAAACAACAATTCTAGCGGGTTTTTATTATTTTTAGTTTTTTTCGGTAAAGGCATTAGGATGTCTAGAATTCTATCCTCAACTGCTTTTCCTGCTTGTTGTTCTACTGTATCCCTTTTTGAGGTTTTAATCATTCTAATAGAGGTTTCTACTAAATCTCTAACTATGGATTCTACGTCTCTTCCAACATAGCCTACTTCGGTAAACTTTGTAGCTTCAATTTTTATGAAGGGTGCATTAACCAATTTAGCAAGTCTCCGAGCTATTTCAGTTTTTCCAACACCCGTTGGTCCAATCATTATTATATTCTTCGGGAAAATCTCCTCTTGGAGCTCTTGCTCTACCTGTTTACGTCTATATCTATTTCTTAATGCAATTGCTACAGCTTTTTTTGCATCCTTTTGACCAACTATATATTTATCTAAATGAATAACTATTTCTCTAGGAGTTAAATAATTCAATCCTATACCTCCTTATCTACATGACTTCAATTGTTATATTGTTATTTGTGAAAACACAAATTGATGAAGCAATCTTCAATGATTCATTAACTATCTCCTCAGGGGATAAATTTGTGTGATTTGCTAAAGCTTTAGCCGCTGCTAAAGCGTAGGGTCCTCCAGAACCTATGGCTGCTATATTATCATCTGGTTCAATTATTTCGCCATTTCCCGAAATTATAATAAGTTGTTCATAATTTCCTACCACAAGCAATGCTTCCAGTTTTTGCAATATTCTATCTGAACGCCACTCTTTTGCTAATTCTACTGCAGCTCTTTGAATATTCCCATGGTATTGCTCTAACTTTTTTTCAAATTTATCAAACAAAGTAAATGCATCTGCAACAGATCCAGCGAATCCTGCTAATACTTTGCCATTAAACAATCTCCTAACCTTTTTTGCTTTATGCTTCATGACAGTTTTATCTCCAAAGGTAACTTGCCCATCACCACCAACTGCCAGTTTGTTTCCCACTTTTACGGCTACTATAGTTGTCGCATGAAACATCGCAGTCACACCTTTCATTGCCTCTTGTATCTTGCCTCTTGAATAGGAATACCCAACCTATGCTCGAGGGTGAGCCTTATCATAAACCTGCTTAACCCGACTTTTAGTAAAATGTGTATAAATCTGTGTAGTTGATAATTCCACATGACCAAGTAGTTCTTGAACTGAACGTAAATCGGCTCCATTATCTAGCATATGTGTTGCAAAACTGTGTCTGAAGGTATGGGGACTAGCATCTTTGTTTATTGCAGCTATTTTAATGTATTTTTTCACAATGTTCCTAATGCTTCGATCAGTTAGCCTATCTCCCCTGTTGTTTAAAAAGAGAGCCTTAGTTTCATGTGCTGAGTTAAGTAGTTTTACTCTACTATTATTTATATAAAGCTTTAAATAATAAACAGCCATATCAGATAGCAACGCAATTCTTTCTTTATTTCTCTTACCTAATACCTTTATAAATTTCTGTGACCAATATATATCATCAAAACTTAGAGCTACTAATTCACTAACTCTTATGCCTGAGGAATACAAAACCTCCATAATTGCTCTATCTCTTACTCCACAGTTCTTCTGCATATCTGGCGATTCCAATACAGCTACAACTTCTTCCCCATATAGAAAACTCGGAAGTTTTTTTTCTGTTTTGGGAAGAGATAACCTTAATACTGGAGAACGTTCAAGAATACCCTTATTTACAAGATGGGTAAAAAAGCAACGTAGTGCAGACATCTTCCTAGAAATAGAGTTTCTACTTAGTCTCTTAGAATATAAAAATGCCAGATACTTTCTAACAATCAAGAGGTTAATATCCTCTAAAGTAATATTAACACTATTACAATAGATTAAGAAATCTTTTACATCATGACTATAGGCCTCAACTGTTTTTTCTGATAAATTTTTTTCTATAAATAGATGGTTATTAAACACAACAAGATATCCATCTACATTCATGAAAACCACCTACAGTACTAATTGTAAATTCTATATTCGAGTTGTTGGGTTAATCTTAAGCAACAAGAATCCTAATTCTAATGTTAACATATGATTGTGTGTTATGACAAGACAAAAAAAAATATATTTTTGTAATATTCAAAATATAAAGTTATAGTTCTTCTATAATTTTAGCTAGATCTTTCATTGCTCTGCTGGCCAATATCGTCTTTTTTAGTTTCTTATCCTTAATAGTCTTACCTAATGGGCTGAATAATCCAAAGTTAATATTCATAGGTTGAAATTTCCCAGAATTAGACCTAGTAATATAATTACTTAGTGCACCTATTGCAGTTGTACTTGGGAAAATAACAGGTTCTTTCCCATTAATTAAATTATAACAATTAATACCTGCAACTAAACCACTAGCTGTACTTTCAACATACCCTTCTACACCGGTAATTTGACCTGCAAAAAATATATCTCTTTGGGAAATTAATTGGTAAGATGGTTTTAATAACTCGGGACTATTTAAAAAAGTATTCTTATGAATAACACCATAACGCACTATCTCTGCTTTTTCTAGACCTGGTATCATCCTTACTAGCTTCTCCTGATCTTTCCACTTTAAACTAGTTTGAAAACCCACAAGATTAAATAAGGATCCTTCTAGATTATCTATGCGAAGTTGAACAACTGCGTAGGGTTGA encodes the following:
- a CDS encoding 30S ribosomal protein S2 is translated as MSVISMKQLLEAGVHFGHQTRRWNPKMARFIFTERNGIYIIDLQKTVRMVDDAYNFIRDVVADGKKILFVGTKKQAQESVKEEAERSGMFYINERWLGGMLTNFGTIRKRVDRLYELEKMEMDGTFNLLPKKEVAQLMHERDKLQRFLGGIKEMTELPGALFVVDPRKERIAIAEARRLKIPIVAIVDTNCDPDEIDVIIPGNDDAIRAVRLLTAKMADAVIDGNQAAIGEEELEVINE
- a CDS encoding GTP-sensing transcriptional pleiotropic repressor CodY produces the protein MKSLLEKTRNINRLLQKTAGNPVDFDEIAQVLCQEIDANCYIVSRHGKILGHAFIEGFACEIMENIVYRSERFPETYNDELLRINETKGNFSQNENSCVFNSAGQVCLFNSKLSTIVPIIGGGQRLGTLVLAKFNNEFTSEDLILAEYGATVVGMEVLRSKAERIEDEARKRASVHIALGTLSYSELEAVEHIFAELDGDEGVLVASKIADRAGITRSVIVNALRKFESAGVIESKSLGMKGTYIRVLNENLLDELAKIRN
- a CDS encoding Clp protease yields the protein MNYLTPREIVIHLDKYIVGQKDAKKAVAIALRNRYRRKQVEQELQEEIFPKNIIMIGPTGVGKTEIARRLAKLVNAPFIKIEATKFTEVGYVGRDVESIVRDLVETSIRMIKTSKRDTVEQQAGKAVEDRILDILMPLPKKTKNNKNPLELLFGTDSSSSDAEVLEQDLKTKTDRIKEQREIIRNKLKRLELEDELVEIEVQDNASPTLEIFSGSGMEEMGINFQDMLGGILPKKNKKKRLPIKEAKKILLQQEADKLIDMDEVIGAAINIAEQEGIVFLDEIDKIAVQESGHGPDVSRGGVQRDILPIVEGSTVMTKHGPVKTDHVLFIAAGAFHTSKPSDLIPELQGRFPIRVELQSLSKDDFKEILTEPKNSLIKQYTALLETEGIKIVFLEEAITTIAEIAYTVNSQTENIGARRLHTILEKLLEDLFFDAPEIEQKTITIDKKNVEDKLNNIVQDQDLSRYIL
- a CDS encoding ATP-dependent protease subunit HslV (heat shock protein involved in degradation of misfolded proteins): MFHATTIVAVKVGNKLAVGGDGQVTFGDKTVMKHKAKKVRRLFNGKVLAGFAGSVADAFTLFDKFEKKLEQYHGNIQRAAVELAKEWRSDRILQKLEALLVVGNYEQLIIISGNGEIIEPDDNIAAIGSGGPYALAAAKALANHTNLSPEEIVNESLKIASSICVFTNNNITIEVM